A stretch of DNA from Chlorogloeopsis sp. ULAP01:
TCGACGGAAGTTACGGGATGCTTCAATCAATTTTACTGAGATACCGCGTTGTACCAGAAGGAGTGCAAGTGTTGCACCAGTCGGCCCAGCCCCAACAATTACAACCTGAGTCATTACTCTTTTTAGGTAATTTATCAAGAACTCAGAATAGGGCAATAAAATTTTGGATTGGAATTTTCCAAACCCTAAAATTCCTAGTCCCTAGTCCCTAGCCCCTAGTTCCTAGTTTACTGCTGTGGTAATTGTGGGTGTTTGGCTGAATATTGTCCTACTAAGCGGGAAATTTCGGGGTTATAAAGTCGCAGATAATTCCAGTAATTTCCAAAAACTTGACGCACATAGTTCCTTGTTTCATCAAAGGGTATGTTTTCCACAAATTCGTCTGTATCTTCTCTAGGTAAAGTTTGTAACCACTTAGCAACATTACCAGGCCCGGCATTGTAACTAGCGATCGCGAGCAGTGAGTTATTCCCATACTGTTGATGGGTGTGATCCAAATACCAAGTGCCTAGCATAATGTTATCGTTAGGATCTTCAAGGTCGATATTTTTGTTATTTTCCTTGAGTTGAGGAGCAATCCATTTGGCTGTACTCGGCAATACCTGCATTAAGCCAGTAGCATTGGCAACAGATTTGATTTTTGGCTCAAACCTTGATTCTTGACGAATTAAGGCTGTTACCAGTAAGGGATTGAGCTGGCGTTTTTGCGACCAATATTCAATTTCTTTGAGGTAGGGAAAGGGATATCGAGCTTGCCAGTAGATAACCTGTTTGCTCAAAGCCTCATACTCAGATTGTTCTTCTGGTTTTTCTCGGTCTTCCAATTTAGAAATTTTATCAATACCAATGATGTTTTCTCCCCTTGTTAGTCGCATCAATCCTTCGGTGAATTGCTCTGCTACCGTAGACTGCATTTTGTTTTGAAATTCGGTTTGCCATTGCAACCACGCATCACGATCTTGAGCTAGCAAATATAATTCTTTAAAAGTTTCAGAGCCTGCGGGAGGAACAGGGCGCACCAGGGGAACTACTTGTGGTTGTAATTGACGTAGGTTGTTAAAATTGCCAACATTCAGTCCTAGAGTTACAGCCGATCGCCATGCATAGTAAGAGTAGGGAAACTCGCTCATTACATACTCATAAGCTTGTTTTGCTTCCTGCACTTTTCCTGCTTTCATTGCCCATTTACCAAGCCAAAAGCCTGCTCTGGGAGCCAAAATACTGTCAGGATTGTTGATTGGAATTGGTTGCGCCCATTGCCATGCTCCTTGATAGTCTGAGGCTTTGGCTTTCTGTTGTGCTATTTTCCAACGATATTCTGCTGCTTGCTCAGTGTTGCTGTACTTATTAACTAGCAGTTCCAGCGCTTGATTTGCTCCTTGCGTATCGTTTTGAGCTTGCAAAATATTGGCTTTTGC
This window harbors:
- a CDS encoding transglycosylase SLT domain-containing protein, yielding MLKNLQKKQISLIVGAGLCAFLAGAVASVPGMGQYMGQWLKNFKNEPQQLTEANKAKSSVFPLVLQSPQERAAKLEELAKGFPSADRNRARYLLASDLIEAKEAKQALSLLEGLENDYPVLAPYILLKAAQAYDILGEEGKASDNRQAVLKRYPEHPAAAKALYLIGLDEYQQKAIAEFPSNPLTWDIVRNRLQENPNQPELKYILAKYAYDQPGILPVLDQLVKNGTLKPEQWEIIATGYWENNQFTKAANAYARAVVTPRNLYRKARGLQIGGKQEQAIATYQQLISTFPEASETGTALLRLAQMSKIRKNALPYLDRVINQFPEYAGEALLAKANILQAQNDTQGANQALELLVNKYSNTEQAAEYRWKIAQQKAKASDYQGAWQWAQPIPINNPDSILAPRAGFWLGKWAMKAGKVQEAKQAYEYVMSEFPYSYYAWRSAVTLGLNVGNFNNLRQLQPQVVPLVRPVPPAGSETFKELYLLAQDRDAWLQWQTEFQNKMQSTVAEQFTEGLMRLTRGENIIGIDKISKLEDREKPEEQSEYEALSKQVIYWQARYPFPYLKEIEYWSQKRQLNPLLVTALIRQESRFEPKIKSVANATGLMQVLPSTAKWIAPQLKENNKNIDLEDPNDNIMLGTWYLDHTHQQYGNNSLLAIASYNAGPGNVAKWLQTLPREDTDEFVENIPFDETRNYVRQVFGNYWNYLRLYNPEISRLVGQYSAKHPQLPQQ